TTTtctttggtcacccaactaattgagattattattatttggtccATTTCTGTTAATTACACTTACGAGAGGGTGATGTGCTAGTTGAAAAAtcagcataataataaatttagctctcaactttacatattatattgatttagttataaatttaaaaagttaacccttaaaatttacaaatgatctcaatttgatcctaattctaaaaaaaataaagaaatatataaaaatacataaatattttcaaaaaaatatataataataaatttaaaaaattaaaaaattaattgtttaccAGACTTGCTTTTGGTGGCTATTTTGACGATATTTTCAATTGTGACTCCTCCATTTGGTTTTCTTGCCAGCACTGaagtagaggtgttcatgggccgggcggcctgGCCTACCGACGGCCCGcttgaaatatgggagggtttgggtaaaatatagaccaaatatgggcttgggcaaaaaacgaggcccgattaaaaacgGGCAGGCCtcggcaccactttttggccgGGCCCGGCCTACCTAccgaataataaatatttttatttttaactttaaaatacttttaaaatacttttttaattttttaattttaaaattttttaaattttttaaaatacttttttaattttttaattttaaaatatttttaaaatacttttttaatttttattttaattttaaaataaattttggtatttatttaaaaacgggCGGGCAGGTtcgcttatgaattttttcggGGCACTGGGCAAAATTCTAGACCCATATTTGAGTGGTGGGGCCAGCCGAAATTTTTCTGGCCCTACccacccatgaacacctctacacTGAAGTAGTTTCGACGTTTTTTTGAGCTCTGCTAGAGATGCACGTGCTGTTTTGCAGTTACAGTAACCTCTTACTCTCTCACGAATCCCTCTCCCTCTTTTCCTCATACTATAATAACAGTGGCAGTGAGCAACAACAAGAGTTTCTTTTTGGGACTGGGCTTTGGTTGTTATGTGATTCAAGTCACATCATGTGACTCATCAAGAAAAACTTAAGATTGGCCCAAGAGCGGGGGcctaaaactaaaatgaaattcTTTAAATGAGTGCTTAGCTTAATATTTCCACATTTTGTTGATTTAACGTGTTAGGTGTCAAGTTatttgttagttaaattattccACAAGTTTGAATGTGTTCGTATGTTTTATCTCTAAGTTGCTAAGTTAGTTTTAATATGTGTTATTTTACCATGTTTGagtcatttgtttttgaatatatgtatatacgtgTGAGTCAAAGTATAGTTTCTAAGTTCATAGTTGAATTTTGAGTGAAGAAAATGTGCTTAAATGTTGCCTATTTATACTTGATGTAGGCGGCCATTCATTGCCGAAATGCATGCACAAAGGAACCTTCCAGAATCTTCATGACTGAAGCTTTCAATAAGGTTCATGTGGTTGTTCATATGGCGTGCAAGATACATGTCAACATACATTCCTTAAAGGTGAATGATTCATGACTATAATATAAGTGCATGGACGGTGGCAACATGGGAGATGGATTCATCAAATTCAAGTTGTCCATTCAAGTATTCAAGATGCattaaatcatcaaattaagaTGTGCCTGAGCCATGCAATGTACTTTCGGCTGGGGGGGATTGAGGTGAATTCAAGGGCTGCTCATTCATGGAACTTGAAGAATGCTTCATGGCTAAGCATCCATGAATGCACCAAGTGAAACAACATGATTATTCGATCAATTCATGCACCATCCTTAAGCATAAACCTAATTTTAATGCTATGAGTGTGAACACGTTAAACACAACTAGATACCGGATTTGAATAGGCAATTTAGAGTTTATAAATAGCTTTGTAATTGAACATTTTGGGAAGaccatttttaatacaaaaacaTATTTTGTGAGATTCTTCTTTCTACAGTTCTTAATCGAACTTATCGAATTTATCAAGCTTTCATAAGTttgtggcgttcaacccttgTCTTATCACTTCATTTTCCCATCCTGAAGTGTGGTGACTTCCTTATACCAAGGTTCGAGTAATTCGTCAAGTTTAAGCAGGTTGGGTTCCATTTTAACTTTGGTTCCGTAAATCATTCGAGTACTTCGAGTCAAGGTTTCCACCCCAATTTGAACCTATTTGAGACGATCCATCCTTAAAgcaattttttaaactttccaAGTCTCAAGAAATCGCATCAGGTTGGGCCAAACCTTGCGCTTTGttgtaattttcttttaggcTTTGTCCCTTTATATTGAACAAAAAGTGGCTCTGAACTCAGATTgacaactttttattttgttacttaATTTTGGTTCATGAACTATAACTCCGTTAAAGAAAACATGTGACAATTTAGACAAATCAAATCATAACACatgacaaataattaaattagtttcctttttcttcctcCTCTTTCCATCTCCCCACTATTTTCTTCCTCTTTCTCCTCCCATGTAAATGGTTTCTGCCTTGATTAGTTAGTAGTGGTTAAATTAAGATTAATGGGACACAAGGTCAAATCAGCGCATCTAGTGTAGTGGTATCATAGTACCCTCCCACGGTACTGACCGGGGTTCGATTCCCCGGATGCGCAAATTCCTACGTTAGCGACATCCATCCGCACGGTGGTAGATCAGACACCATGCGAGCAGTTCCTTCGTTATTTTTTAGTTCTACAAAACCTCTACTGACTAATATGGTTGAGCTTATTCTGTCAAGGAATCATTGTGCAATGTCTAGCTAGGTATACAGGCATCACTGTTCTGAGCTGATCAAACTACTTTGGCAAGTTTTGGGTCAACCTAATCCGACATTCAAGTGCCTGCATACCAAGAAAAAGgctattcaaaaaattatttttcactgAGAAGCCATGAAACTAGATGTGAAAAAATAGCTAGGGATGAGAATAAAATTTGAAGCACAAGCAACATCaagataatataaaagaaaaagaaaaatattgctGGAAATTATCCATGAAACTTGTATGTGCATGACTGACATTCATTGTCTTCATTTACCAGCCCGATAAGAAGTAATGGAAATATAATAGGAAATGAACCATGACAGTTTATCACGAAAAGCATTTATCATTCAGTAGTTACAAATTACAGGCAAATACAAGCCAACAAGTTAGACAAGCAGCCCTCTGCGTAGGCTATACAATCCGCAAATTTTTCTTATACATTAAATCAAGCCTAAGCACTACTGACGATCCATCAAAGCAGGAAGCATATGCTGAAAAAGATCTTTTAATACCGAAAATATAGAGCAGAGAACACTGTCAAAGGAGGACATATTAAACAGTGAAAAGATGTTGCCTTCCAGTCCAAACAATTTCAGCCACATCTCCCGCTAGACTAGCCATGACTAACCACTAACCCACAAAGATTTGAATCTAACATAAATAAAggaacaaacaaacaaactatTTCGACTCTTTCAACTCACATGTCAAAAGACTTATTTAAACCAAAACAActacaaataatattttgaattattttccGGCACCCCCTTAATTCAAAATCACAAACACCAAGACCAAGCATGAAGTAGTAGTGTTTTTGCTTTAAGAAGTGCTTTGGTAAGTATATATACTGCTTGTTCTTCAGTGTTGCAGTGCTTCAACTTGATCAATCCTTTTGCAACCAGCTCTTGGTTAAGATAATACCGAATCTCTATGTGCTTTGACCTTCCATGGGAAACTGGATTTTTTGTCATTGCTGTTGCTGATAAATTGTCACGAAAAATTGCCATTGCTCCTTTTTGTTCTTGGTGAAGGTCAGCAAGCAATTTTCTCAACCACAATGTTTGACATGCTGAGGATGCTGCTGCAACATACTCGGCTTTAGATGATGACATTGCAACAGTTGGTTGTTTTTTATAGCTCCAAGAAATAGCTGCTGATCCAAGAATAAAGAAGTTTTCAGAGGCTTTTTCTATAATCCAAGGCTCCTGCCCAATCACTATCAGTAAAACcacataaaatgaaattaggaTTATGTGAGTACCACAGCCCAAAAGTTCTAGTTCCAGCAATATAACGCAAGATTCTCTTAGCTGCTCCAAGCTGATGCTCGTGGGGGCTGTGCATGAATCTTGAAATGACTCCAACTGAGAAAACTATATTTGGACGTGTCTGAGTCAAGTAGATCAACCCTCCAACTAAGCTTCGAAAATATCTACCATCAGCCTTGTCAGTACCATCTTCAAGAATTCACATTCATTGGAGTACCAACAACCTTGCAactaaacatgttaaacatttTCCAAAGATCAACAACATATTTCCTTTGCAGATCAAAATTCCATCTTTCCCTTGTTTCACTCTAATTCCAAGGAAATaacattttactatttttgcCCACGGATGCAAGCTCTTCTTCCATAGCATTTCTCCACTCTCTTTTTTGCCGCAGCTTCCTCAAAGTAAGTAGGATCTAACCAAATAGAGCAAAAGtacatatttcataaatttcgGCAAGTGATCTGAACCTATGTGGAGTGTCATTTGAATCTTCTGAGTCTGGTACCATTAACATTGAAATGAGATGTTTTAAGAATGGACGATGGATCTTCTTCTAAGACTTCCTGTCTGCTTTCCCATTTCCAGCATGATTCTTTACCAAATTCCACATCTCTTCTGATAATGATTTTCCCATTTATGGGATTACACGGTCTAAAAGCTTTGGATTGTGAACAATATCCAACAAAGATACACTTTTCAGACCCTTTATCAAGCTTATGAAACTATTGGCAATTCACTAGAGTAAATGCAATGCTACCTATCCAAACTTCAAAAGGTGTTCGGTTCAAGATTGCTCTAGTAGAAGAAATATTCAGCAAGTAAACTGCGGTACGAACAGCCTTTGCCCGAAATTGATCTGAAGGTCTTGGCTTTTCAACATGCTTTGGGCCATCTCTACTACAGTTCGATTCTTCCTTCAAATGAAAAACTTGAGCAGGGTACTCCGGGATATGAAAGAGTTACTTTTAGAGGTAGGGGACATGGTAGAGGTAGAAGCCAATACAAACGGACGAATAGTCGTGGCGGGGTACAATGCTATCATTGTCGCAGATTTAGACACATTGAAGCAAATTGTTGGTCTAAGAATAATTAAGCTAGTTATGCagagaaagaagaagaggaaagtACGTTGTTCTGTAGTTGCCGAAAAAGAAGCTGGTGTTTGGTTCGTGGATAGTGGTTGTTCTCATCATATGACTGGAGACAAGTCCGTTTTTAAGGAATTGGACAAGAtgacaaagaagaaaatttttcctTGGTGATAACAAGCAGATACAAGAGGAAGGTGAAGGCACAGTTGCTGTCCAAACTAGTCAAGGCAAAATAAAACTcattcaaaatgttttatttgcTGTAGTTTGGCACATAACTTGCTTAGTGTCAGACAACTGTTGGATAGTGGATCTCTatcttgtttgatgatggaaagTGTGTTACTAAGTGAAAAAAACAGGTCAGGTTTCAGCCAATATTTGTATGAAAGCAAATAAAATGTTTCCCcttaaaacttcaaatattGAATATGCTCTGATACCAAAGTGCTAAAAAAGATCTTTTAATACTGAAAATACAGTGccaaaagaagtaaaaaaacAGTCAAAGGAGGATATATTAAACAGTGGAAAGATATTGCCTTACAGTCTAAACAATTTCAGCCACATCTCCAACTACACAGACCACTAACCCACAAAGATTTGAATCTAACATAAATAAAggaacaaacaaacaaactatTTTGACTCCAATTCACATGccaaaaaacttatttaaaccaaaacaactaggaaatgatattttgaattattttccaGCAGCATATACAATTGGGGGAGAGagagaaggaagaaaatgaaaagaaaaagaatttaattaaaatttttttccgtGTACCATGtgttgtttaataaaattatagttcAAGGTCAAAAATATGGGACGGAATACAACATTAGGAACTACTTATGACAAAAAACCataaagaaaaacattaaaGGTTAATCTGGTAATCAGAGTATACTTCAAACGCTATTTTACTGTTAAAgcctttcttttccttcttttatttttcttttgaataaagaaaagaattgCTTCGACAGCAAACTTATTTGAAAAAtcgattttattaaaaaataaaaacaatattttttaaaatatttaaatttaatcataaattattaaattttattagattctttctcttttcaaattaattttttcttcccTTAATTCTTTTGCTGCTAAAAAGACAAGAAAATGAGACAAAGAAAAGAACAGAATAATTTATTcttcacttaaaaatattttctaaaaattaaatgaattttctaaaatagtttttattttattttataaaaaatcaattaaacaatcATTTTTCTCACTCTTACTCTTAATTTTGTCCATAAGGAACAgtatgaaaacaaaaatcatcCAAGCTTTAAGCTTTGCCCAGACACCAACCATAAGATGACCTaatccaatccaatccaatGCTATCCATCTTACCAAACACACCAATAGTGTATGTATCAAAACttatacctcattttttaatgACGAGATAAGCGTCAGCTTGCAGATCTTCTCTTTGCTTTTCTGGGCATATTTCCTCCAACATAATCAACTTCTCGGGAATAATATAGCAATTTAAAACCTCaggaaaaataagaagataatcaGGTGTCCGTTGGAGTGGGCATTAACCTAAGCTTGTCATCTGAGGAACTAACCCTGGAATCCCTCTCTTCTGCTAGCAATGACTGTAAATCACTACCATTAGCCAAGCTGTTGAACTCAACTGCTTTAGATGGAAGGGTAGGATATCGTCGTTGGCAAAAGGTCATTAGCCTTTTCACTGATTGCAAGTATTTGCGAGTAGTCTCATCGTTCATTATGTGGGCAACACTATTGGTATAGATCTTTTCACGAGCTGAACGTTCATGGATACCAACCATAGTGACACCAATTGGCCAGGGTGCATTACCGATAGCCATCTTAATGTAATGGTCCATGGCAGCCAGGTAGTCCCTCTTCATGCAGCATTCGACCACCACCAACAATGCTTGACGGATATCATCAGGAAGCACCTGCGATTCGAAAACATGACAAGTAAATACTGGGTCTTGTGAAATCTAAGTTCTGTGCACAATGCCGCAAACAAACATAGTGGATACCAATAGAAAATTTCAACAAATAACTGGTTGGCTCTCTGTTTAATCTTCTCAtagattgaaaagaaaaaaaggaatcaAAAGGTGCTGGGGAAAAAAAAAGCAACTTCCCAACCATTAAACACTGCTAAAACCATAAGGAACTGTAATGCTTTGTAGAAACCAATTTCACACAATTAGTATGGGGCAATAATGCAAGTTCAAAGCATGGGGATCAATTCATATTTGAAAGTGACTTAACTTCATAACATCCAGCAAAGGATGAGAGTCATGCTCGTGAATGGAATCATACTGAAGCAGTATGCACTTTTGGAGCTTAAACCTGTTTAATTGTGTTAGAGAAACTATAGGTTCAGTGACTCTATTTACAAAGAAACAGGGACTCAGGGAGCAGACCACCAAGATAAATGCTGCAGAACATGGTTGACCATAAATCTAACCAGAAAGCAGGCAGTAAACAACTTAGCCATGCAACGAGGCTGACAAAACCTTGTTATAAAGATGAATCTCCTATCCATCTGAACTCCAGGTTTACCAATGGTTGGCTATATAACACAGTCACCTGAATAATTCTTCATGAAGACTTCATTGACCATTACACTTTAATGCTATTTGAAATTATTGACCATATTAACAGTCTCGTAACTCTTTACATGGAATTAATAAACCAAGCCAAGCCGACAAGCTTTAATGCCGCAAAATTGTCCAAGTCCACTTTATCCAAGTAAATTGCGCCACTTTGTCTTAGTCCTCCCAAAATTGTAGCTTACTAGAATATCTAAGCCTGTTGGAGGTGCATAAGCactgataatatttaaattttaaagtctTGCTACCTAGTATGAGTTAAAGCCAAGATCCTATTGTCCTCCTAATGTCAACAACCTCATCAACCAACTGGCAGTCTAAGCCAATGAAGCCTTGGCTGACTAAGGTAGAGGCCTAGAGAACTTAGTGATCCTAGGTTTGAGTCTCACCTTGTATatatgtgagttctggttagcTAGTTAGTTAAGTTGGTTGAGTTAGTTATTCAGTTTAGTGCTTATAATGAATGTTTCTGATCAAAAGATAAAGGGCAGTCTTAAATTATACCTATCCAATTCCTATTCCCATCTCAACTTGAATTTTATACCATAATTTGCGACCCTATTTACCAATGGGTTTAACTTTCTTGCCCATCCATTTAGTCTCATGCAGGCACACAATATTAATATTCTTCCTAATTTAGCCTCCACTAGCCTACACATACCTGTAAGAGAACCTATGCTCCCATTAGCTTGGGGAAACAGGAAGCCTTTGATCATTTGATATCACACAAGTAGATGTGGCCACTTAGCGGGGAACACTTgctaagaaaatattaaaaattacgGATCATCATGATTTCTGTCCCCTAACCAAGCAACTGTTTGAGCGTTCAAAgggaataaatctcaaaacaaGCGATGAGAAAGCAACAGACATTCAGACACCAATAACACTTTGATTACTAGAATTCCAACTCGAAGATACcatgaatatatgtgaatagCAGTAGAGTAATAATTCAACTCATTAATTTCTATAGCTTCGCCCATCTCTAGACCCCCAGATTAAGGGAACAGAAGTCACAGAACATCTCTCAACATTGCAGTCTTCTGAACTAGCAAATACAAGTCCTGTACCTCTAGTTTTGATCTAACAAACAGCTAGTCTAACAACTTAATTCTTACCGATTTCATTAGTATGTCAAGTAAAATTTCAATTCCTTTAGTTAGAAAACCTATACTCCATTTAACTTGCTAacatataaagaaaaagaaggaagatGCAATAATTCAAATCAGCGAAAATATGTTTACCTTCTTCCTACAGAACTTGAACAATGGATTCAAGTAACGAGCGCACTGCTTAAACGTGGCTACCATGGACTTCCCTTTTGCCGTTCTCTTTTCAGCCTCACCCATATCATCCAGCTCCTGTTTCCACTCATTCAACAACCTCTTGAAAAACACCAGAATCTTATCTTCATCACACAGCTCATCGAAATTCGccttcattcttttcaaatccTTATCCATATCGACTCCGCTGGACccaccatcaccatcaccaCTCAactctcctcctcctcctccccCTTCTTCTTCCCTATCCTGTCCTCCTCCTTCCCCTTCTTCCCTATCCTTTCTCTTCCTATCGCTCAAAATCCCCGTCTTCTGCCGCTTCCGCAGCTCGGCAATGTCTCTCAAGAAGTCATTGGTTTGACCGTCAGTCATATCGCTGTCGACCTCGAAAAGACCTGCTTTTAAGACGTATTTTAACCTTTCGAGACGAGCTGCGTCATCTTCGCCGAAGAGCGTAATAGGTTGTTTGAGGAAGCGAAGGCGGCGGATGACTTCTTGCCTTGGAAGGTCGAGGTTGTCAATGTTTTGTTCATCGGTGAGGGATTTGGAGGAACCGGCGGTGGAAGTTGCAATTGTGGATGCCGTGCTGGAAGCGGAGGGGTTAGGTTTGGCGGAAGTATCGCTGACATTGGAGGGGGATGCAGTGGATTGGCGGTGACATTTCGCTTCGAGTTCGCGTTTTTCTTGCTCGCGAAGCTTTTGGATTTGCTTTTGTTCTATCTCGGAGCGTTTGAATACGCGCTTTCCGCCGGTATTCTGAGCTAAACTTTGCCGTTTCTTGAGAAGCTCTTCTTTGAGAAGATCCATTTAGAATCGATTATGGTCATCTCCGAGGCTTGATCTGAGTTTCGTTGAAGATAATGACGGTTAGGGAAGATCGACGGTCGGCCATTTTCTCAGGTTCTTGACTAACCGTTTCAATATTCAAATGGATTCGAGTAGGCCTAAAAGGAATTTTCAAGTCCAAACCaaaaaatgtgaatttaaatGGCCCAACCCAAATATAATCCAAAGGACCTGCTTTATCTCTTCGGCCGATGGCATCATTGACCTTTGAAGTTTGAACCACCGTTCTGGTAGCCCTGCGTTTCATTAAGCTTCCATTACCGGCAGCCGAAGAAGATTGAGAT
The Gossypium raimondii isolate GPD5lz chromosome 8, ASM2569854v1, whole genome shotgun sequence DNA segment above includes these coding regions:
- the LOC105790718 gene encoding uncharacterized protein LOC105790718, whose translation is MDLLKEELLKKRQSLAQNTGGKRVFKRSEIEQKQIQKLREQEKRELEAKCHRQSTASPSNVSDTSAKPNPSASSTASTIATSTAGSSKSLTDEQNIDNLDLPRQEVIRRLRFLKQPITLFGEDDAARLERLKYVLKAGLFEVDSDMTDGQTNDFLRDIAELRKRQKTGILSDRKRKDREEGEGGGQDREEEGGGGGGELSGDGDGGSSGVDMDKDLKRMKANFDELCDEDKILVFFKRLLNEWKQELDDMGEAEKRTAKGKSMVATFKQCARYLNPLFKFCRKKVLPDDIRQALLVVVECCMKRDYLAAMDHYIKMAIGNAPWPIGVTMVGIHERSAREKIYTNSVAHIMNDETTRKYLQSVKRLMTFCQRRYPTLPSKAVEFNSLANGSDLQSLLAEERDSRVSSSDDKLRLMPTPTDT